The genomic segment CCCCATGAAGACTGgatttctgtctgtatgtgAATCACTCTCCACATCTCCACGTTAACGACGGGGCCTGGGGACAAACGTGGCACGCACGGCTGCCTCCCAGCAGCCCTGAGTCAGGCTGGACCGCAGGGGAAGGGAGCATCTGTTTCCCAACCTCACGCCCCATCCACCACTACCACGGTGCCCAGCTACCACCCTCAGAATTACGCACCAGCTTcttacacaggcacacacacacacacacacacacacacacacaccccacatgcTCACTaacaaacatgattaaacaagcAGTGCTTTTGGAGTACTGTATAACCAGATACACAGGCATGCAGAAAGGCAACCCTATGCAGAAATTCAAACATACACATTGATACAAGTGACTACACAACagtttcacagaaaaaaaataaacaaagagctGGTGACATTAGGATGCATATGCTGTTTCCATAACAGGTGTTAACTACTACTATAAGTGACCTCATCAGAGAATTAACAAACCTAAACAATAACCAAACTCTTCCTCCACATTGTCCTGAAAATAATTTCAAGCTTTAATTATAAATCACAGCAAGAACTGaatctgaatatttttaatagcaATACAGCAATAGGAGTGCATAGGTACACATCAGGTAGGTGTGGTCTAGGTCTCATCCACTAAACTAAGAGTGAGGGAGGTAAACTAAGAGTAAGAGTGAGGGATCCTATGGCAGGGATAtgcagggtttgttttttttcacttcttGCCCAGTGTGAGAAATAATCAGTGGAACAtttcactgtttctgtctcttttcattcatttgagCACAATGGGGAGCTCTCTTTGGAGACCCCATCATGGCTAAATATTTATGAGTGCAGTAACTAAGTCCATCTTATGGAAACAATATCTTTAAACACTTGGCAGACGTTTCACACCCAATTCTATTAGCAGAGAAAATTCTTTTGTTCTTACGAGGCTAATAATAGTGTTAGTGATGCACATGTATTTATAGTGGCCTTGCCGTCCCCTAGACCCCCTGACAAGCTTCGTATTCACTTCCATTTCCTGTGTTACCTGTGGCTTTGTCATTAGTGTGCTCGAGAGAACATTAAGAGTCCAGTATAAACAGACCTTTTTTTGTTCCTCTGAAGGCCCCCAACGTGATGCCTACTGTTCCACCGAGAGTGTGCCGTATCATAATCTGATAATCCAGGGTGTGACGGACCAGTCTGTTTGTGACTGACCATGTTTTTGGGATGGTAATACTGGAGGCAATAGAGGAGGCAATactggcacacaaacacatgcacacatgctctcacaaaTAAATTCTGTGTTCCATCAAGAAAGGACACTATTTATACAATTCTACACTATTCCTAGAAAAAATTATgacaaatattaatttttctACCAGTAAAACCACCAAAATCCTATTTCTATTAAGAAAAGCTGAAAATCAGTGTTACCAGACTAATACATACTTTCTAAATTAACCATTGATTGCCTTTTATTCCTAATGCATGAAATATGACAGAATATCACGGAGTTCGCGAACGATTGGTTGTCTGATCTTCTGTTAGCAGTAGGCAATAGTTTAGCTCTGTGTTCTTGTGCTATGTTCCTGTGGCGGGTGCCTCCTGTTAGACAAAGCCTGCTGAAACTGAGAGGGATCCCCCTGCTTACAGGCTTACAGCTTCAGTCAGCATCACAAAGCTTTCTGCCTAACAATAACCTACAAGTATCCACTAATTAGTGTCAGGAGTGGGCTCTGAGAAGCTAGTCGAGCTGCTTGTGCTAgcttctttttgtttggtttgcttttttttgttttgttttgtttcgttttttcACTATGCGATTTGGTGAGGGCACCTCGTGAGGGCTTCGCTAATTATGCCTTTATTGCTCTGCGCTAATGTCAAACGCGACACCTACACTATCATACCGTTTAACAAGGGCTGCACTAACCATTTAGCAAGGGTGAGAGAGTAGGCTAGTCACTGCATAAAGGGGGTGCTCCACCACTGCGAAAGGTGAAGTTCAGCCACAATTAAGGGTAAATGATATGGACAGTCATTAGCCAGGCACAATGCTAATGTAAGCTGAAGTGAGGCTGGACCATTCCAGTGACAGAGGGAAAGAATCGTCATAGAGGTCTATAGCTAGTAGTACTGTGAAGAGGGTGACCATCACACAACAATGAAAAGACACTAAACTGAACAGCGATCTCAAAATGAAGTGCTTCACTGCTGGACTAAGTGCGTTTGCTCTAGTTAATGACCAGATGGAAATGCACAGAACATTTGGATATGCATTTAAaaagctgggggggggggggggggggggggtaacagctttccattttcatttgagaaaggaaacaaatatgGCAAACAAAGAAGCAGCCAGGACAGAACCACGAGAAAAGTAAACATCACTACAAGGAGTGAAGGAAGATTGTAGAAAACAATTGTAGAAAACAGGTGCCCAAAAAAATCCAACCCCCTTTCCTCCCTTGAGTATGGTAGGAATTGTCTTATTTTTACAGGACAAGTTTgacttctttttcattttcagatttGGCACAGCATTCATCAGCGACtgactcacaaacacaatgagcgAGAATGAAGCCAGTGACATTTAGCTCCAAAAACACTCCAGTGAGAACTTCCAGTGAGCATTGACATCAAACCACCTGACACAGTAGCCAAAAAACCACCACCTACTGTCATTTCAATCTGAGCAGAATTACATGTTAAGCTCAATACTGCTAGACAGCTGTTGTTTTTAGttaagaatattttttaaatgatgtacaCAGAGTAGTCTATAAAATGAAGGAGGATTaagcctttgtgtttatcttcaTAAACATTCATAAACAACTTTGCCTGTCTCCGTGTTTTGCTGCTCATTAGAGCAGGACTGAATATTAAAGATCAGAGGTgcccaaacatttaaaatcttaCACTGTACTGAGTCACCACTTTATGTGGAAAGATTAAAGATGAATGTGTATGACTGTCAGCATGGAAAGGTGCACTAAATGAAGATAACAGATGACAGTatggaaatgaaacatttaaaaccaCTGTAAAATAGATAATCCATTGTTCAGTGCCTTTCTGATTATTATTAAGATATGATGATATACATTCTAAtgatatttttgtaatgtacttgaaaaagaaatgtgtgattTAGAGAAATAACTCAGTACAATGTAAAAAATCTATTACTATTTACTTTAACAGTTAAATGGAGCAGAAACAAGCTTCTTCGTGAAACGCCAGTCTAAAGGATCTCATTTTGTTCTGACAATGTCTACACTTCTTCCTGTCACAGGGATTATTATTACATGCTAGTGCTTTCCAGGTTCTGCACTGTTTTAACACCATACATTACAGCGCCGTTCACTCACCTTCAGCTCACGGAAGAAGATGCTGCTCCGGGCCCACTCCACGATGGAGAAGAGCGTCTGGTCAGCCATCTTGCACATGAGGCCGAAGGTGTTGAGTTTCTCGTGCTTGCCGCGGCTGGCCTGCTCCTGCTGAAGGTAGGCCAGGATCTTAGCTTGCACCTGCGGCTCATCGGGCTCGCACTTTAGCAGCTCGGCCACCAGGTGCGGGAAGCTGGGTGGCGAGCCACCCGCATAGGCGTCCACGTACGGGTAGCCCATGAGTGACTCGGGCGAGCTGGTGTACGGGTCCGGGTACTCGGACTTGATGGTGCGGCTCTGGAAGTGGCCGTATGGCTGGTAGCCCTGCAGGCCGCTGTTCCCGCCACCGTGGGGCGGCATGGCCATGCTGACGGGTGACGTGACGAACGGGCTGCGGTCGTAGTCTGATGGCGGGAGCCCCGCACTGGATGAgccatggtggtggtggtggtgatggtggtggtggtgatggtggctCAGCGGCAGGCCCTTAGAGGCCGAGTGGATGTTCTGGATGGCTGAGGAGATGGTGAGGTCGGCCGGCACCGTCTGCATAGCCTGGGTCATGGCTTCCAGCTTTAGCCCGTTGGCCCGGATCAGGGCTTTCTTCTGCTGTTTCAGTGCTCGGTCCCGCTTGTACATGGGGCCAAACTTGTTGCGCCCACCACGCATGCGGTCAGCCCGCACAGCTTGTGCATgtgaagagaaaggagaaagttCAGTTAACATCAATTAATCAACATCATCTAgctaacaaaaatatttatatagagtAAAACATTTGATTGGTATTAACATGTTGGTATTCTTTCTGCTACCTTAAACAGAATCCTGCAGCACATCTCTAGTTATAATTTGACTGTACACCATTATGGAGCGGTTACTTAATAACTTTACACAATCGCTGTCATTGCTTCTTAAAGTAATAGACCTTTATGGCTTCAGGAGCTGTAGTTATTACTCTGATATGTAGTTATTACTCTGCATAGTGCTGTATTCATAACTGTTCATAgaacagcacacagacatgctgtaAGATGCCGTTGGTCTGCCAGGACGGAAAGACGACAGGAGCCTGGTGGAGAATATGATTTTTGAACCAGAGGCAGCCAGATTCAGGCAGACGGGATAATCATTATGGCAAATAAATCAAGGTAAAGCCACAGAGGAGCTCTGATCTCAGCCATGGGGCGGCACGCTCCACTCCACTCTGCTGGACCACGTGTTAATTATTGATGCTTAATTATTTCTCTTTAATGCCACACGATGTCAGCAGGTGGAAGGCTAGAGGATCCAACGAGCCCTTTAACATGTGCCCGTGCACTCGCGTGCGCACCAGGTGTCCAAACCCATGCGCACGTGCGCCCTGTGACCCGCATGTGGGCTCGCTCGTTAGAATGGCCCTCTAAGAATCATGGAGCGCATGGCCGCACCCCCACATGGGACAAAATGAcatgaataaatcaattaaaagaaaagtgtCGGCTCCACCAGCTGCCTTGGGAGTGATTTTAATGGTCTTCGTCACAGCGGTGTGTGCGGGAGTCGGCGGGcccgtatgtttgtgtgtcagtatgcGTCTGATCCGAGGGGCCCGGCAGGCGAGAGAGACGGCCCCGACCACAAGATGAGTTGTTGCAGCGACCCTGCTGACATTCGCCGGGAAGCCCCAACAACCACGAAGCCCTGTGCCACCAGAGTTGtggactttttctttttgtatttcaaggattagtgtgtgttaaaaaTTTATCCCATCAAAAAAAACATTCTAtctataatacattttgtgGCAACTTTAAGTATTAATGATCCTGAGTAACAAGGTAATTAATGAGCTGGAAACTAACAGTTGGCCCTTTTGGGAAATCACAATTAGAAGTGGACCTGAGATCACGAATGCATGATTCCACCTCCTGTACCCACACCCCCCactcagttttttttctctgctaaGGTTTTTTTCATGTGTCTAATTAAACAAGGTTATTTATCTGCAAGTCATACTAATTTCTTTGCCCTAAGAAAGAAGGGGGGAGTGAAAGGTCCTTCCTTTTGTGGATATATGCGTTGGTATTTATATGGGTTTTtcgacagatgtgtgtgtatttgtgtgcatttatgtgtatatttctgtatatgtgtgttgtgtaaatatatgtgcaaATATGATATGCGTATGTATGCATAGATCCCCATGAGCTGGTTTTTGGGccagtgcatgcatgtgtctgttatGGAATACTTGCTATTTGGTGCactttgttgtttgtgtgtgtgcgtgtgtgtgtgcgtgtgtgtgtgtgtgtgtgcgtgcgtgcgtgtgtgtatgtgtactgcGTGTCTAGACAGACAGGTCTCATACAGGCATACTAGTGCGGAGGTTAGCTAGTGTGACTCTGCTTATTGGCtgatttatgtgtgtttaatatACAGGAATATTAAGTGTTGCTAGGATCGCTGTCCTAGCACAGGCATATGAATGTCTCCCCTGCCCAGCTTCTGACACACTGTTTGTCATGTGTGCCAGAGCCCGGCTCTAAACATGCACCCTTCCACGTGCCCACATGAATAGCTATGATGCCTATGCATAAGTAATAGGATGGTGGTCCGCCTGACGCTCAGATTCTGGGATCTGGCATTCTTgctccagaaaaacaaaaaaacaaaacaaaacaatgacagagTGCATGAGTCCTGCGTTGGGTGCCCGTTTTGAATATCCATCCTCCTGTGCTGCGACATGCTTTGATTCATGGAGGTACTTAATATGGACAGCAGACGTTTGATGAAATTGAAATCATTTTACGCTCTACTGTGCACGACATTGCTCACAAATGGAATAAATGCTCTGCCTCAGCCCTGCTCTACTTCCGTAACTTTTCCCGGCGGACGATGGCATGGAGGCCTCGGCACCTTGCCCTTAATCCCTGGCCAAGACGGAAATTGAGGATCAAGGGAGCCATCCAAAATAATCCACAACAAGACACAACATGTCCACTGTGAGTCATATTATTACAGTGTTCAACACAGCTAGGACAAGAAGCCGCCATCGCGTATCAATACTGATAATATGACTTGTGTGGAGACGGCAGAAGGGCATTTGTCTGTGTCAGGCAGATAAGGCTTAATGGTAACAGATTAAAAAAGCATTCATTATCAGCTTTAGCAAGAACagccaggggaaaaaaatctgtaaaaacGCCCAGAGAGAGCTTCTATATCACAGTCATTCCTACTCAGAGAATATTTACTGCAAATAGAACAAACTGCAACGCATCTGAGTAGCCTCTTAGATATAGTGTGACCGCTGAACTGAGAGAATGGTGATTTGGGCTCTCATGGGacaaaacattaaatcattaaatttgATGACCTTATAATTATAAATAGTACTATGAAATGCTATGAAGagcaatattatatatatatatatatatatatatatatatatatatatatatatatatatatatatatatatatatatataaattgttacATAATAGCACGACACAGTCATCAGTTtcaaattgttaaaaaaatcGGCTTTTTTGGATAATTATTTCAGAGAGGACTCTACTGAACAAAAGCCTATGAGTGTGCTTTCGACTGCGAACAGTATAGCCTGGTCAACATGGCCTTTTTGCGGGAGAATGTGGGAGAGGTGCAGTGCTGACAGTGCCCTTCCCAGCCACGGCGAAAGTGAGGTCTGACCCGCCTTTCGAGCCCGACGTTTCTGACAGGACGCTGGAGGGGCCTCACATCCCGCTGCTTGAACGAACCCGCAAATCAAAGCCAGCCAGCGTTAACATGACATCACTGGAAACTCTGCCCTCCGGCAATCACACAATTAATAGACATCGGAGTCCTGAATCTGCATACTGAGAGGAAAAGACTCTGAAGTCAGTGAGAGGCTTAGTGGGCCAGACACTTGTCTGTGCATTTCAGCGTGGAAAGAGGGCAGCCAACATGCCAATGCTGCAGCACAGTGGCCAGTTGCTGGTCACTGTTGTCTTGGGGCTCAGGATCCAGCTGGGAGCAGGGCTCTGAGAAGGCACCATGAGGCTCTCTTACCTTCCAGCTTCATGCCGACATTGAGGCACTTCTGGAAGCGGCAGAAAGGGCAGCGCTTGCGCTGGGTCTTGTCGATCTGACAGCTCTGGTTCTCGATGCACGTGTAGCGCTTGTTGTTCTGCACAGTGCGCTTGAAGAAGCCCTGCCGAGGAGAACCAATGAAGATGTCAAACATCTGACCCTCGGCGTTAGTTAATGTGCTATTCACCCACAGAGaaacaacgcacacacactcacactcacacgcatacacagtcGTTTTCATTTACACAGGAATAAGGGGCGAGACCCACTCAAGGCCACACAAGTTGATGCATATGAAAAGAGAGCCAGGGGCTGTCAAAAGCTCACCAGCAAACGTTTACTTATATTAACACAAACACGGacacgctgtctctctctctctctctctctctcacacacacacacacacacacacacacagcaaaaactgACATGTGCATATACACTCATTGACATGAATAAACAGGGACAGATTTAAAAGCTCTATGATACCTGCTGAATAACTGGAAATACCAAAAGATTATTGTTAATCTTTTGCAGATATTTTAAAACAGAGTGATGGACTCTTTAGCAGAAGTAATATGCAAtgaacttaaaataaaaaaggactTCCAATCGCATGTAGGGCAAAGTGATTCAGTAGTAGGACACAATAATTGTCAATATGTAGAGTCCAGAACTAGGGTACTCTCAGTTTATgaaatttatttgattttaggGATGAACACTCAGTACTGCGTTTCAAGAGTCATCTATAACTATACACAGTGGATATTTCAGGACTTCGATTTACAAGTCATGATTTAAAGCAAATGTGTAATATAACTCCTTAAACATATAGCAAACACATAACAAGtcatatttgtctgtttgtttgtacaacaaatgaatgtttatgtatcaatctatttattaattaaaagcTCTGAAAGTTTAGCTGGAACTAAATCACTTAAAAATTTACAAATTTCTATAGTGCCTCTACCATCTAAGGTATAAAAATCCATAAATTAGATTCATAATTTACAATGGCTGAATTACAAGATTTCATCTGCAATAGGGCTGAATTCATTTTAGTGCAAGATAGAATCAAGTGGAAAAAAGCATTAACTTATTCTAGATCAACACCATGGGGAGAGTTATTAAACCTGACCCATTTTGGACTAAGACGATCAATATTGCATAGAACTCAGAaacataaacacgcacacacacacacacacacacacacacacacacacacacacccacacacacacacacacacacccacacacatacacaaacagtgaaTGCGGTTCTGCATTACTCTGCATTCTGCATTGTGGACTgcttaaacaaatttaaaaataattttggctTTAAGACTAATGCCGCCATATCTTGCCCAATTATCCAACGGGACATTTTTTTCTACTGTATTTGAAACATGTATTAGCAAAGAAAAGCTCTAGTATGGCTTCTATAACTTTCTATAACTTGCTGCTTGTTTCTACTAAAGCACCGTTATGAGCCAAGCTCTGGCAAATCATTGATTGTTTACAATCGCAGACAAAAGGCCTAtatgtttaaacaaaaacttcacaaaatttgtaaaaatacaaatgacaaacaaagGGATGCCAAAGTAAAAATACGACATGCATATTGTAAGTTGTCTATGCTTGTCACAGCTGTTTTGATATCACATAATGCTAGTATGATTCCATGGTGACTTAATGCTGTATATCACATGCTGAAGAAAAAacctgtgtgagtgcatataAGTAAAAGAGTTTGGAAAACTCCTAATGTGCATCTACTATTCGACTAGACTACTCAACTGGATTTTACAGTTCTTAATTGCTCTAGAACTTTCCCTTTTCCCTGCAATACTCCGGAAAATCACAATGTAACAATATAAAACCACAAAGCAttcaggtttaaaaaaataaaaacaccctATTGCTATTTCTGAATGTCAAATTCCTTGTAATCTTAAAAAATAAGCTTTCCACAATCTCAGAACTTCATAACATTTCATAACATCCACTTCATAACATTTATAGTCTATGCAAACCTGGGGTAGATCTAACTTTGTGCTCTGGCAAACAGTACATTGAATATGTGTCATCTCATCTGTAATATAGTAAAAGTACAGAAGAACATCACGTACCTTGCAGCTCTCACAGGTAAGCAGGCCATAGTGATATCCCGACACCTTGtccccacacacaggacacatttCGTCCAAGTCCTCATCATAAGAGTAGTCCATCATTTTAAACTGAGGGGCTGCAAAGCATAACATAATGTAGTTCAGAAATAATCATATATCCCAGATGTTTCCATAGAGGAGTGGAGGCTATTGCAAATTTGTGCCTACGGTCCGTCGTTCTGCGAGCGAGGGTTTTGAGGTGTACTATTTGGAACTAGGGTAagcttttaaatattctgcagtaGCCTACAGTTGTATAAAAACATACTTCGGGGAAAAAGTTTGTCTGAGAAAAATATCCGTGAAAGTCTCGTCTGGTGTGGAGGATGGCCGCAGATAGGGCAAATATCACTTTCAATCTCGTTAATATTCATGATGCCTCGTAAATTGGTCGGAGATGCTCTTGCGTTGGAGTGAAACGTTTAGCCATCAGAAAAATGAAAGCACAACACCATTTTAATTACTGCCTCGTGCTTAGCTATCGGGCAAATGAAGAAGCAAAACTAGTTTTAAGTAGGCAGTGCGCGCGTGTTTGAAACAAGTTAATACATTTACTGTAagctttaccttttcacactgtGGGCCGTTGCTGTTCTTTCCAAATGGCTTTATTATGTTACGGTATTAACGTATTAtgtatttctgttatttcaGTTTCTCCCCCCCCAAGTGTTCTTGAATTTAACAAACTATTTTTTAACAATCTACAAATGTAGGAAAGCCCCGGCTATGCCGTAACACTTCGTTCATTTACGAATTataacacattatatatatatatatatatatatatatatatatatatatatataaaattacactttgtttttctttccgtGAAAAATTGCCAAACTGAAATATTAGGTTTTTAACGCGTTACAAAGCTAgaagataataaaaaaattgGTAAATTGTTCGTTGTTTACATGCCGGTGTTTAATTGCTTTACTGTCTCCAATCGTCCCAATAGGctataaaatattacacagaAGTGCAAGTTTTTTATTAGCCAATTAAAACGGAGAGTTCTTTAGGAACTGAGTGTATCTAGAAAGCAACAAGTTTTCCCCCATGTTCAAAAGAAAATATCGGAACTTTCTTTAACAGGTACCCTCTGCCTttacttattattataatgaattGACTATATAGAAATCAACTCTTTGTATACATTTTACGATAAAAAACATTTAggtaaaataaattttaacGACGAAATAATGTTCAGGTATGCCATCAACGAATACGCTTCCTCACCAAGTATCTTTATCACTTAAGCACGTGTAGACACAAACCGGGACACGTTTCTCCTTTTCTAAACAGGATTACTGGCCTACACGATGGCTATCCAGTTACACTGCTTTAATTGCCCGTAGCGCAAGAGAAACACAGTTGTTTGGCTACaagtatttatgtatatttaatacGCTTTTTGTCAATTTTATCACATTAATCACTTAAGAttagaaaaaacacacattttaatgttttgcccCGCGTGTCAAAAGATCTCCTTTTCAGTGAATTGTAAGAAACAATCTATCGCAAGTTATTTTGGCCTAATATCGGCACTACAGTGAAATCGGAAGAAATTAGCGTGATATAATTACTAAAAGAGTTTGCGTATTACAAACATTATTCTTTGAAATGTGAAACTTTGTTTCCTAAATCATGCTTCGTGTCAGACCTTTACAACTAAACTTAAATGCTGGTACTAAAAGTATGTCACGTAATAGGCGTAAGCAGCAACTTGTCATTGTTGCGCCTTCGGGAAACAGGCTAGTAAGTGACCGTAAACAGCTGGCGGAACCGGTGGAGAGAATTTATAAGAATATATAAGACAGCGTGAGGGTTGTCTCACTGATAAAGATTTTTAACAGCGGTCGTTTTGTATCCAGTGGCGTGCATCCTGACACTGACATGTATCCTATGCTCTGCTGATTATTTAGACTTAAGGAAACTGAATTTAATTCCATCAACTGCGCACATGATACATACAGAGCGCAACTTTATTTGAACATGTGCAATTAGCCTTAGCTCTTACCTTGCATGTTTCCAGGCATATGCCCCTGTTCCCCATGCGATCGAGCGAGTCCTAGAGAGTCTGACTCGACTTTGGGTAGCATGACAGCTCTGCTAAGCTGAAGATGAGAAGACGTTCCGTCTGGTGATCCACCTGAACGTGAGAAGAACACCAGAGATTCTCACAAACCTAAAAGAGTCCGAAATCCCGGGTATGGCCCTACTCACAGGGTAAGATGACTACTAATAGGTTTTTACTCGCGCGCCCGGCAGCGCAAAAGTCGACCGCAGAGTAAGTTCATTTTGCGAAGACGCTGCAGCGCGACCTAACTATTATACAATTCAgctgatagaaaaaaaaaccgaATCAAGCAATAACGTAGAGAAACAGAGGCCAGTGCTTTAGCGAATGTTCTTTTGCAGTAACGAAATAGCCTACCGGTAAAAACTGAACAAGATTTAGATATAAAGACCCCCCACTGAATATTTCTacatctgttttttgttgttgttggtttgttttgttttttgatttgtCCGACGGCCTAAGATCTAATTTAACCGGGAGTTAGCGAACTGTCAGGAACTTCACGCTAGCTCGGTGGCGGCCCCCTCCTTGGCGCGGTGTTTGACTCGGTCTACCGGAGCAAGCTATGAGATGTGAAGTTCAAACCGCTCCTTGCTGCTTTGTTTACTCCGCATTGACACCGCTTTGACCAATCAGGACTTCACTTGGTTCGCTGACATCACACGTTTCGTCCAATCACACCTTGAGACAATCGTCAGCGCCTCAGCCCTTTTCAATCGCAGATCACAGCTGTTTAACGCAACTAATGATGGACCTTAAAGCACCTGGAAACACAGACAATTCAAACTTACATAGTTCAACGTTAGGAGAGACACAACTATAGACAACTTTCGAGGTATGTCAGTAAAGCCACGAGATAATAGTTATTCTAGCTATTACATGTGATTGCACAATAATTTATCTTATTGtcataataaatacaattaaaccAATCTGAAAATCAgctcaaaaatgtaaacaactaCACGAAAAAGGTCATGCTTAGACCGAATAGACTTTTGAGAAGGCTAGCTTGTGACAGCCTAGTGAAGACAATTGAACATGTTTT from the Electrophorus electricus isolate fEleEle1 chromosome 26, fEleEle1.pri, whole genome shotgun sequence genome contains:
- the nr5a2 gene encoding nuclear receptor subfamily 5 group A member 2, with protein sequence MLPKVESDSLGLARSHGEQGHMPGNMQAPQFKMMDYSYDEDLDEMCPVCGDKVSGYHYGLLTCESCKGFFKRTVQNNKRYTCIENQSCQIDKTQRKRCPFCRFQKCLNVGMKLEAVRADRMRGGRNKFGPMYKRDRALKQQKKALIRANGLKLEAMTQAMQTVPADLTISSAIQNIHSASKGLPLSHHHHHHHHHHHHHGSSSAGLPPSDYDRSPFVTSPVSMAMPPHGGGNSGLQGYQPYGHFQSRTIKSEYPDPYTSSPESLMGYPYVDAYAGGSPPSFPHLVAELLKCEPDEPQVQAKILAYLQQEQASRGKHEKLNTFGLMCKMADQTLFSIVEWARSSIFFRELKVDDQMKLLQNSWSELLILDHIFRQVMHAKEGSILLVTGQQVDYALIASQAGATLNNLLSHAQELVSKLRSLQLDQREFVCLKFLVLFSLDVKNLENFHLVESVQEQVNAALLDYVMCNYPQQTDKFGQLLLRLPEIRAISLQAEEYLYYKHLNGDVPCNNLLIEMLHAKRA